GGCGAAAATTACCAGATGGGATAGATCAACTTCCAGAAAAATGGTATTGCTCCAATAACCCTGACCCACAGTTCAGGTACCATATAGTTGGTAGTAGCCTTTTTGGAAAGGCAGAAAGTACTGTTCAAGATGTATGAATAGGCACTGGTGACGTGTTATTCCCATGTGATTTTTCTGACTAGAAATTGTGATGTTCCAGAAGAACCTGAAGATGAAGATTTGGTGCATCCCACTTatgaaaaaacctacaaaaagaAGTGAGTGTTATATTAATGTTTGGTGGGAAAATAGTACCCAGATCATCAACAGTGGTGTGTCTGCAGCATTAGTTGATATTTCTCCAAGATAAAGCAGTATAGccaaaaaagattatgactccAAAAAAAGAGATGATGTGGAGTGCATAACATCAAGtgcttttaaagtttatactgtGGATACCTTCTGTTTATTGCTGTCCTATCTACAGGATACTTTGAATATACAGTATAGTTTTGTTCTTTTGGATTACACACCAATGAATCAAAAGTGAATACTGCCCTTTATGAGCTCATGGTCTAACGGGGAAAGTGAGATGTGTGTATTACCAATTTGAAATTGATGACTCCCGTAAAAGGCATGATCCAGTCCTGTGAGGAAGCCCATAAGGAGAAATTAGTTCTGGTTGGGGATGGGGAAATGGATCGGGAAAATTCATGAAGGACATTTTTGTAATAGGCCTTGAAGGAAAGGTAGGATTTGTTGGGTAGGAAGCAGTGGTTTGTTCAGCTTAACTACAGTAAATATGTGAATGGGGATAACGGAAAatagaggtgggagagagaagctGGAGAACGATTGTGAACCATGGCGAACATTAGGCTTATGTACTGCACATGGAAGGCTGAGTTGATGAAGATCTTCTGGgtggttttgatttatagttCACTGTTCTTAAAGGTAAATCCAGTAGCAGGAGTGGAAGACGTTAGGGTGTTGCTGAGATAAGAGGTGGAAAGTACTTCCCTGCCTGAGGGCTTACCACTGATTATAACGAAATTGAAGCAAAGTTCAGTGTACCTATCTTATTGACTTAGTAGTGAAATGGCAAGTATGTCATTCgaaaacagaattgaaaaatCATAATGAagtaaatttaaatacatttttcttttctccttttttttttttttttttttttttttttttaagagacaaggaaaaattCAGGATCAGACAACCGGAAGCAATCCCTCGGGTAATTAGGCCTTCCATTTTATAGCTGTGTCTTGTATTGTGTTGTGATTAATTTAATACTCAATTTTAAGCTTAGGAGTTACATAACAAATTGAAGCAATCTCGTTCATTCAGTTcacatttctcttctcttcttgtaCCCCTTCTAACCCTCTTTCCCAATACTGACTTCTAACCCACAACTTCACTCCAACTTCTCAATTTTATTATTCAGTTGGGCATCTTCTGAGGAAAGGCAGATATTCTTTTAAGAATCTTATTTAGGTAGACAGTCACGAAAAGTTCATAGGAAGACCCAGGGAGCCACATGCTAGTACTAACCTGGACCAAAGCTGTAGTGTTGACCCTCCAACCATAGTGtacggttgatttacaatattatattagttacaggtgtacaacatagtgattcagaatTCTTACagataatactccaataaaagttattacaaaataatggctataatttcctGTGACAATATGTCCTTgttgcatttgtttgtttgtttatttatggctgtgttgggtcttcgttgctgtgcgcgggctttctctagttgcagtgagcgggggctactcttcgttgtggtgtgcggccttctcattgcagtggcttctcctgttgcggagcacgggctccgaatgtgcaggctcagcggccatggctcacgggcccagccggtctgcggcatgtgggatcctcccggaccggggcacgaacccgtgtcccctgcatcggcaggtggactctgaaccactgcgccaccagggaagccccccatatctattttatacatagtagtttttatctCTTAATCCATAcccctatcttttttttaatatatatattttattttatttatttgattgggccaggtcttagtttcagcaggggtgctccttagttgcaccttgccagctccttagttgtggcatgcgaagtcttagttgcagcatgcatgtgggatctggttccctgaccagggatcgaacccaggtgcCCTGCGTcaggagcatggagtcttaaccactgtgccaccagggaagtccttccatACCCCCTATCTTTCTTAATGCTTAATGGTGTTGAGCTTTTTCTGAGTGTATAAACAGGTAGTTGTACTTCTTGTATCAGAAGTTGTGGTCTGCTGCAGTTGTGTATGTGTGCTTATCATTACATTGAAATGTTTTCTTGTATGAAGGCTGAGGGTTTGAGGGTGAGaacagaactgggagaaaaagaaTAGTGGGCTTACTTTGGTTTTTAAAGGCAGTGTCTTTGTGACTttatcctcagtttctttctcttagaaaaataagtttttattataTCTCTATATGTTCTATATAGTCTGAGGTCAGCAAATCTTTcagtaaaaggccagatagtaaatattttaggctttgtggaccataCACAGTCTCTGTGGCAtatcctttctttgttttgttgttttgttcatgcctttaaaaatgtaaaaccattccTAGCTCACTTGCAGGTGCTCTTTGGCTCTCTGGCCTATTGTTTGTCACTCCCTGGTCCGGTACAGCACAAGGAGTTTATGTGGTTAGGATCGTTCTCAGGGTGTTCTGGGAtgggggaaaggggaaagaatatCTCGTGTTCGGAACATGACacacttaaaaaatttctttaaaatcaattttttttccttcaacagaTTCCTGCTGAGCTCTTGTTTCCAACAACTCCTGTGTCAAGTCAAAGCTTTCCTCCCGTTAAGGAAAATGTTCCAAGAGGACATCTTTCAGAAGTGGCAAATACTTACGCAACGAGACTTATAAATAATCATCGAGGTTCACCCCAGTCTGAACCTGAGAATAACAGGTCAGTGGctaaaatgtgtttttccatttGGGGAATGAATATTAAAACAGCCTTTACTTGGCACTTCAATGGAGTAATACGCTTCTAAGAAAGTGTAGTTGACATGCATGTGAAAAGTCTTAAGGACAAGTTACTTTGCTTTCATTGTCTGAACTTACCCCCACCCCACATACTTACCTGTTTACATCAAAGaatattaattgtttttattgtggAGATTGATCAAATTGTCACCTCTTGAAATTCAGTATAGTACGAAAATTCCTGCTTTTAAGATTATCAGTATCTGAGTAAAGAAAAACCTGAAGCAATTAACAGTACAACGCTGTAATATCAAATGTGACCCATACGTTCTTAGCATAGCCCATGACATGCTGTGTACTTTGGATGAGtggatggagaaggaagaggaagaaaggtgTGAGTGATACATGAATTGAACAGTTAGCTCTTTTGActggagtggtcagggaaggctgtaTGATGAGCTGGTACTTAGGTTGGTCCCTGAAATTCTGAAAGCAGTAAGTGCTCTGCACGGTGACCCATTCAAAGGGGATAGAATGGACACAGGTGAAAAGGCACATGATGCCAGTGAACTAGTACATTAGACTAACTCCGTCTGATGTTTGTTATTGAAAGAGAAACATTGAAACAAGATTCTCTGAAATAGTGAGGCCAGACGTTCCAAGAGGTTTTGTAGCCTTCGTTAAATTCTTAAAAGGatttttgaaaattcagaaaagattAGAAATTGTCTTCATGCATGTATTGAAATAGTTTGCTGTTTATAGCCTACATTTTGAGGTCTTATTTTGTGGCTGGATTTCTACTTAACTAAGAacatgtgtgaatttttttttttttaattttgttaattttattaatttatttttggctttgttgggtcttcgttgctgtgcgggttttctctagttgctctgtgtgaatttttttaactAGTCTCCATAATATTGGTTTTTCTTCATAAAGATGGTTCCAGACaaagtaagaaaaagtaaaatttgtaaTGTTACAGACGCGATAATGGAATTTAATTTCGGACATGACTGCCATCAAAATGGAAGAAGAGAATAgagtaaaatttttcattaaatttttaaaaaatatttattttatttttggctgtgttgggtcttagttgcagcacgcgggctctttgctgcagtgcatgggcttctctctagttgtggcatgtgggttttctctctttgttgtggtgtgggctccagagcacgtgggctctatagtttgcagcacgcaggctctctagttgaggcacgggagctcagtagttgtggtgtgcgggtttagttgccccgcggcatgtgggatcttagttccccgaccagggatcgaacctgcatcccctgtattggaaggaggattctttaccactggaccaccagggaagtccccttcattaatttttaaagcctGTATTTATTCTTAAATTCATAGAGCCAAAGTCTGTGGAAAGGTGTACCTAAACTAAGTCTTGAGAGAGACAAATAGGAATTGGCCtggtaagaaaaataataagacaacTTCCAATTAAATGCTTAACTCCATTGATTCCTAGACAGTCTCAGAACTTGGAAGCATTGGGAACTTCTGAAGCTGGCAAATAGGGGTGAGAACAGGAAGCTTGTATGAAAGTTTAAGGAAGAGTAGTTCCCTAGACCTCTTCCCAGCCTGCGAAGTCCAGCAGTGCTGCTTCTCTTCTTCTGTCAGAAGGCAGGGAGTTTACTTTCTGGAGCAGTTTCTTCTGCTGAAGATGTGGGTGAGCCACTGTTTTGGAAGCAGAAGAAGTAAGGGAAAGTTTGAAAACTGAGTGGCAAGAAAtccacctcccttccttccctcactgGGCTCCCAAGAGAAAAGCATCCTTCACATTCCCAGACCTCAGTGCTTCTAGTCTGAAATAGAAATATAGCCAAGGATCCCCAGATGtacaaaactgaaacaaaggGAGTAGAAGAAGCCATGTGAAATTTATTGAGAGGTGGGGAGATGTTTAACAGATAAATCTCCTAGAACGAAAAGATAAATGGTTGGAAGATAGAAGAAAGAAGAGACGACGTACTGGAGGGGCCAACATCTGAGTAAGGACACTTCAGAGTGGGAAATCAGAGAACAAAGGGGGGGAAATAATATAAGAAAGACTTAATTGCCACTAAATACACAGCATAGTGGCTGGAAAAGGTAAGAAATATCTCAGAGGAATAACACAGGCTATATTCAAAAGATCAGGAATCAGAATGGCAGGAACAATGAATGGTAGATAACAATGGATTGATGCTTTTAAAGTTTTGAGAAAGTAATTCCCAACCTGGAAGTCTATATTTTTCAAGCCAGCAGTGAACTGGAGAGgtgaataaagatattttcaccaTGCAAAATTTCACATTTCTTTATGTCATATGTACCCTTTCTCAAGATTTTATTGGAGATTATGCCCTCTCCATATGAGAGAATAAGCCTAAGAAAGGGGAAAATCCTTCTTGAGAAATGAGGTCCTAACACATAAGGCCCAAATAGCAAATCAGTACAAATATCCCTCTAAGTGGGGCAAAAAGTAATCAATTGgtgataaatacacagaaaactaagcagatgaagaaaatgaggcaatTTTTAATGCAGGGGAAATTGTTTTCCATGAAAGGATAGGGCATGCTGGTTTACTTTGTGGTTCACCTTTGATCACTGAATGTTGATAAAAATTATGATGGGCACGTGGGAATGGCAGTGTCATTCACTGAGCTCTGGAGTTCAGAGAGCAGCCCTGGGGTGGGTGGTGGCATTCTGTTCGGACATGTTACATTGAAATGCCGGAAGACATCAAATGAAGAGATACTTGGCAGTATAAGGATGTGGTACTTTTAAAAAGAGGTCTCaatagtttccttatctgtaaaaggagaaaataatctCTACTTCATTAAATCATTGGGCAGTTCTGTGTAatatatcatcttttaaaaaaatgaacatgggTATTTCTTAGAATTTCAAGATAGATTACTTCAAggtcatcttattttttccaCATCTACATTTTATAATCTtacatttcatatataaaatttttttcagcctGAAACGGAGACTCTCTACTCGTTCCTCAATTTTGAATGCAAAGAATCGGAGATTGAGTAATCCAGCATTTGAAAATTCTTATAAAGATGTTGATGACGATGAAGATGTCAtcatcttagaagaaaacagtacCCCCAAACCTGCAGTAGACGATGATATTGAAGTGAAATTGCAACAGAGTCACATGGAGCCAAGCGCTGTTCAGGTGGAGCCTGTGGGTGATAATGAACCGTGTGGCCAGACTAGTTCAACAGGCACCTCATCATCCAGGTGCAGTCAGGGAACCACTGCAGCCACCCAGACTGAAGTACCAAGTTTAGTcgttaaaaaggaagaaactattgAAGATGAGATAGATGTAAGAAATGACACAGCCATACTGCCATCCTGTGTGGAAACTGAAGGAAAGACACGTGAAACCCAGGAAATCTTTGATAAATCTGCTGGTGATGCTGGTTGCCAATTAAATGAACTAAGAAATGAGCTGCTTCTTGTcacccaggaaaaagaaaattataaaagacagTGCCACGTGTTTACTGACCAAATCAAAGTGTTACAGCAGAGGATACTGGAAATGAATGACAAATACGTGAAGAAGGAAACTTGCCATCAGTCTACTGAAACTGATGctgtatttttacttgaaagtatTAATGGCAAATCTGAAAGTCCAGACCATATGGTGTCTCAGTATCGGCAAGctttggaagaaatagaaaggctGAAAAAACAGTGTAGTGCTTTGCAACATGTAAAGGCTGAATGCAGTCAGTGTTCCAATAGCGAGAGTAAAAGTGAAATGGACGAGATGGTTGTGCAGCTTGACGATGTATTTAGACAGCTGGACAAATGCAGCATCGAGAGGGACCAGTATAAAAGTGAGGTGAGTGCGTCATTCAGCACAGAGTCGTGGGAGTCCAGGGGCATCTAAAGCTTAACTGCCAGTTGCTAGGTGGGCATAAATCACTTAATCATATTTCCATTTACCGACTCCACTGGTTCTCAACTGGGAGTGGTCCTCCTGGGGGCATATGGAAATGTGTAGGGCAGTTTCGGTTCTTAAATGTCTTGAAGGGATGGGCATTGTTGGAATTGAATGGGTGGGAACCAGTCAGTTCTGGTAAATGTCCTGTAGTGCGCAGGACACCGCTGTGCAGTGAGGGATCGTCCAGCTCATTCCCACTGAGACGCTCAGTTACTAACATGCCGGGAGTTCTACGTCCGTTATTAATAAGCCTGAAAATAACCACAATACCTCATTTTATAGAGGTACCCTCTACTAGTTATGATTAGGTTCCTTTGAAGGTGACATAAAACCCCACCTAACAGTAGCAGCTGCACAGTCATCAGAGACACAGGCTCCTTCCACATTGTTGCTTTGCTTCTCAACCTGCGCTTGTGGTCTGAGATGGCTCTTCAGGTCCAGCCAACATATATCTACATTCCAGGCAACAGGAAAGAGAGGGGGTGCAGTTTCTGAAAGCTGCTTATATGCCATCTGTCAGAACTTAGTCACCTGTCCAGCGGATGCCTTGGAaatgtagtagtctttatttggGGATTCTTTTACTGAGGAAGGAGGAGCCCCCAGTTCAAATTTGGGGAGctcctttgaaaaatattttatgtatcataTTTACATGGTGTTTGAAAGGAGAGTTTCTCTGCTAAAAGGAATTTGGAGACGACAGTATGGTACCGAATTGCCCCTTCCTGGAAATACTGCCGACATAACTGCTCATTCAGACATTCCGCTTGATGTGTTGGCTTAGGAGCTAGAtgacaaaatacataaaaaacaatacAAGCTTTCTGTTGTAACTTACTGCTGGTGAGTGTGCAAGAAGTGAAAGTCACTATGACCTCAACATAATTTGGGCATTTTTATCttggtttttcagtttttaggtcccatttgtttttagtCATGCTTTAATTAACATTTTGTATTCTTCTAATGTAAAAAGATATAGAGCtgaaactaaacaaatgaagCTTTATTTATAGAAAGCtactgttttttgtgtgtgtggtgttggttttctttttggagGGGGGAGGTGTCCTAATTTTTTGATGGTAATTTTCATCAAGCAGGATTTTGTACATTTCTTAGCTTAAATTTGCACTTTGAcgttagtatttttaaattgtacagttataaaattaattttttgtcagGTTGAATTATTGGAAGTGGAAAAATCACAAATCCGTTTGCAGTGTgaagaactgaaaactgaaatcGAACAATTAAAATCTACAAGTCGACAAATTGGAGATGTGTCAACGTCAAGTAACATCGAGGAGTCTGTAAATTATACTGATGGGGAAAGGTAATATGAAATGAGGCATTTAGCTAGGGCTGCAGTTCTGGTTAGCATGATACTTATTTGCTAGTGCACATCAAACAGATTGTTCTAGCAAAAGAAGTTATTGGCTGCTGTGATCCCAGCATTATGGTAGACAGAGATACAAAAGAAGTACATGGCATCATTCTTCCCTTCAAGGAACTAACAATTTCGTGAACTTAAATGAAATAGGAATTTCAAAGGAATTAAGCTCTGATTGGTCAGAGCGGTTTGGAATGTTTTTTTGGGATAAAGTGAGAATTGAGCCAGATACTGAAGAGTGGGCTGAATTAGGCAATGACTAGAAGACAATGGTCTATTTCATGAAACTTAACTTTTTCACCTTGATTTCTTTAATTTCGGTACTTGGCACCTTGTCTTTATGGTTTGCTACCTCATTTTACTACATGCCTTCCCCAATTTTAACTTTTAGGAAATCACAAAATTACTAAAAATTGCCATTACAGGTGATTCTAATCACAGGTGATTAATTAGGAAGAAGTTCTGTGAAAATAACGAAACAGTAAATGAATGATTACCCTCTCTCAGTAAGATATTAAATGGGCGTGGGGTTCTGACAGTGTTGGTGGTCTGTTGATAACCATTCAAGAGAgggaaaaaaccacaaaaatcGTCATTAAAAATAGTGCAGCTCTTCCTGCTAATATGATAAAGCTTGATGCCTAAAATGTACTGTTGTTGAGAAATAATTTACCGTCCTTACTTGACATGAATTATATTATGACTTAGTTTTTTAGCTTAAGGTTTTAAAGGATTTCGTTAAATCCattcatggaaatagaatgaataGATCAGTACATATAAGCATGAGGGGGGCAagaggtcagaaaaaaaaatcccaactggTGTTTCTGAAAATGGGAACCACAAGCATCTGTGGTGCTTGTAAAAATGCAGATCCTTGGACCACAGTGCAGTTTATTAAATTGGAAACTTTTAAACAGTCTCCCAGATGATTCACTTGCACACTAAACTTTGAGTAACTGATGATCTTTTAGACCTGTGCTATCCAAGACAGTATAGCCACATTTGGCCACTGACACTTGAAATCTagctagtctgaattgag
The Physeter macrocephalus isolate SW-GA chromosome 8, ASM283717v5, whole genome shotgun sequence genome window above contains:
- the MORC3 gene encoding MORC family CW-type zinc finger protein 3 isoform X2, with the translated sequence MATQPPSGIRLSALCPKFLHTNSTSHTWPFSAVAELIDNAYDPDVNAKQIWIDKTVINDHICLTFTDNGNGMTSDKLHKMLSFGFSDKVTMNGHVPVGLYGNGFKSGSMRLGKDAMVFTRNGESMSVGFLSQTYLEVIKAEHVVVPIVAFNKHRQIINLTESKASLAAILEHSLFSTEQKLLAELDAIMGKKGTRIIIWNLRSYKSATEFDFEKDKYDIRIPEDLDETAGKKGYKKQERMDQIAPESDYSLRAYCSILYLKPRMQIILRGQKVKTQLVSKSLAYIERDIYRPKFLTNKTVRITFGFNCRNKDHYGIMMYHRNRLIKAYEKVGCQLRANNMGVGVVGIIDCYFLKPTHNKQDFDYTNEYRLTVTALGDKLNDYWNEMKVKKNAEYPLTLLVEDIQKRPDQTWVQCDSCLKWRKLPDGIDQLPEKWYCSNNPDPQFRNCDVPEEPEDEDLVHPTYEKTYKKKDKEKFRIRQPEAIPRIPAELLFPTTPVSSQSFPPVKENVPRGHLSEVANTYATRLINNHRGSPQSEPENNSLKRRLSTRSSILNAKNRRLSNPAFENSYKDVDDDEDVIILEENSTPKPAVDDDIEVKLQQSHMEPSAVQVEPVGDNEPCGQTSSTGTSSSRCSQGTTAATQTEVPSLVVKKEETIEDEIDVRNDTAILPSCVETEGKTRETQEIFDKSAGDAGCQLNELRNELLLVTQEKENYKRQCHVFTDQIKVLQQRILEMNDKYVKKETCHQSTETDAVFLLESINGKSESPDHMVSQYRQALEEIERLKKQCSALQHVKAECSQCSNSESKSEMDEMVVQLDDVFRQLDKCSIERDQYKSEVELLEVEKSQIRLQCEELKTEIEQLKSTSRQIGDVSTSSNIEESVNYTDGERNGPLIEDEWESLDQKQLV